The Glycine soja cultivar W05 chromosome 8, ASM419377v2, whole genome shotgun sequence genome has a window encoding:
- the LOC114422557 gene encoding uncharacterized protein LOC114422557 isoform X2 yields MMNAATAANSSVYSQTQCRLLSSDLRSSIPFLNERKSRLVVRAGGRPPQNMGKDDDEKQQQRVTQQQQQQQQEQQAPPPVSLSLDDVNPVGLGRRSRQLFDEVWRKFSGLGQISRTIRSDDQEALDALLVREGPMCEFAIPGAQNTTVLVVGATSRIGRIVVRKLMLRGYAVKALVRRADQEVLELLPRSVEIVIGDVGDPATVKAAVEGCNKIIYCATARSAITGDLFRVDHRGVYNLTKAFQDHSNKLAQSRAGKSSKSKLSIAKFKSASSLNGWEVRQGTYFQDVVATKYDGGMDAKFDFTETGDAVFSGYVFNRGGYVELSKKLSLPLGYTLDRYEGLVLSVGGNGRSYVLILEAGPSADPSQSRLYFARISTKVGFCRVRVPFSSFRPVKPDDPVLDPFLVHTLTIRFEPRRQRPVEGNATMKQDLRSFKLILEYIKALPTGQETDFVLVSCSGLGIEPSRREQVLKAKRAGEDSLRRSGLGYTIVRPGPLQKFFGSTTSST; encoded by the exons ATGATGAACGCCGCAACAGCAGCTAATAGCAGTGTTTATTCACAGACACAGTGCAGACTACTTTCCTCGGATCTTCGAAGTTCGATTCCTTTCTTGAATGAACGCAAGTCACGGTTGGTGGTAAGGGCTGGTGGTCGTCCTCCTCAAAATATGGGCAAGGACGATGATGAGAAGCAGCAGCAGCGTGtcacacaacaacaacaacaacaacaacaagaacaacaagcACCTCCGCCCGTGTCTCTTAGCCTGGACGACGTGAACCCCGTAGGACTGGGTCGAAGATCGCGGCAGTTGTTCGATGAGGTTTGGAGAAAGTTCTCGGGATTGGGTCAGATTTCTAGGACAATACGGTCGGATGATCAGGAGGCTCTGGATGCCCTTCTGGTCCGAGAAGGTCCGATGTGCGAGTTCGCAATCCCTGGCGCTCAGAATACTACTGTACTCGTTGTTGGTGCCACCAGCCGCATCGGTCGCATCGTTGTGAGAAAGCTCATGCTCAGGGGCTACGCTGTCAAGGCTCTGGTAAGGAGGGCAGACCAGGAGGTGCTTGAGCTCCTTCCAAGGTCTGTAGAGATAGTCATTGGGGATGTTGGTGATCCCGCCACTGTCAAGGCTGCTGTTGAAGGTtgcaacaaaattatatattgtgcCACTGCTCGCTCTGCTATAACTGGGGATCTCTTCCGCGTTGATCATCGAGGCGTTTATAATCTTACTAAAGCATTTCAG GATCACAGTAACAAATTGGCACAATCACGGGCTGGGAAAAGCAGCAAAAGTAAGCTCTCGATTGCCAAATTCAAATCTGCATCGTCACTCAATGGATGGGAAGTTCGTCAAGGAACTTACTTCCAAGATGTAGTTGCCACAAAATACGATGGTGGGATGGATGCTAAATTTGATTTCACTGAGACTGGAGATGCTGTTTTCTCAG GGTATGTCTTCAATAGAGGAGGCTATGTGGAACTATCCAAAAAGCTTTCTCTGCCACTAGGTTATACTCTTGATAG GTACGAGGGTCTGGTTCTTTCTGTCGGTGGCAATGGAAGATCTTATGTATTAATTCTAGAAGCTGGTCCTTCGGCAGATCCAAGTCAGAGTAGATTGTATTTTGCAAGAATTAGTACAAAAGTGGGATTTTGTAGG GTTAGAGTACCATTTTCATCATTCCGCCCAGTGAAACCAGATGATCCAGTGTTAGATCCTTTTCTTGTGCATACTTTGACCATACGCTTTGAGCCTAGAAGACAG AGGCCTGTTGAAGGAAATGCAACAATGAAACAGGATTTAAGAAGCTTTAAGCTTATATTGGAATATATTAAAGCCTTGCCT ACTGGGCAAGAAACCGATTTTGTATTAGTTTCATGTTCTGGACTAGGAATTGAGCCTTCCAGGCGGGAGCAGGTTCTTAAAGCCAAGAGG GCTGGTGAAGATTCCTTAAGAAGATCTGGCCTTGGATACACAATAGTCCGTCCTGGTCCATTGCAG AAGTTTTTTGGATCCACCACTAGTAGTACATAA